The proteins below come from a single Ictalurus furcatus strain D&B chromosome 15, Billie_1.0, whole genome shotgun sequence genomic window:
- the nol9 gene encoding polynucleotide 5'-hydroxyl-kinase NOL9, whose translation MKVHKVSSRSRHEHRNTTKRHMKNKWRTHGKKIRHADPSSHSPGPSTAKIENELVNRQKPKVKRLQKSYAKATAVLSEDGHLSQAKSKAVTAPHVTANGGTELESDSEDSQDWRSYAKSVLQNGLEKEGGEGNSVSNQLEEEEVSEYHAQYDRSQNHTVLVLKQGQSLCFRGKCLLTCLSGRVEVLGFTIEQGQQPYPLFSPVSHCPLTIRGMTDCSASAKSRKESRLEARAIVRKYLLSEPPKRLLSEVNADSCVVLLQPLDTALTRFLGSFGELGQLFGLSSKELRSETAVCNAALSAVGVMALQGSCARGLVASNSYKEALSSLLSAWEGDFDRCPIILVCGSKNSGKSTFNRHLINSLLNHTASVEYLECDLGQTEFTPPGCLSLITVTEPLLGPPFTHQREPEHMVFYGQADCQADLDRYLDSLKSLWRHYSGENPVIINTMGWVKGHGFQVLVDLIRFFSVTHVVQLSYGDTPQCHTLTPDFLRSAHGWHTHPPAQSALAEDPANQLIGRGHMLLSIHSEFEGAGTAGEMRHQRSNELRDLALLGYFSQLQSAEPGPIRPLHCFTPYQVPHSAIALGVTHCNVAPNHILYTANASLVALCCLSEKVAGRGGPVLLSQTPICQCVGLGVLRGVDVARGLYFLVTPVPPASLRQVNCLLLGEITLPKILLAVQHGVETELPYITTDYSFEVAGAGKVHVYKGLTRSCFVKAKTSN comes from the exons ATGAAGGTGCACAAAGTCTCCTCTCGCTCCAGACACGAGCATCGAAATACCACAAAACGGCACATGAAAAACAAGTGGCGCACCCACGGGAAGAAAATCCGCCACGCGGACCCCTCCAGCCACAGCCCGGGGCCTTCGACAGCAAAGATTGAGAACGAGCTTGTTAACAGACAGAAGCCCAAAGTGAAACGGTTACAGAAGTCTTACGCCAAGGCTACGGCTGTACTGTCCGAAGATGGACATTTATCACAGGCGAAAAGCAAAGCTGTGACTGCGCCTCACGTCACCGCCAACGGAGGTACTGAGCTGGAGAGCGACTCGGAGGACTCCCAGGACTGGAGGTCCTACGCCAAGAGTGTTCTTCAGAACGGTTTGGAGAAGGAAGGAGGTGAAGGGAACTCTGTTTCGAATCAGTTAGAGGAAGAGGAGGTGTCTGAATACCACGCCCAGTATGACCGCTCCCAGAACCACACAGTGTTGGTCCTGAAGCAAGGCCAG tcgCTGTGTTTTCGGGGGAAATGCCTGCTCACGTGCCTGAGCGGTCGTGTGGAAGTGCTGGGTTTCACGATAGAGCAGGGCCAGCAGCCTTATCCTCTCTTCTCACCTGTGTCCCACTGTCCGCTCACCATCAGGGGCATGACAGACTGCTCGGCTTCAGCCAAGAGCAGGAAGGAAAGCCGACTGGAGGCCAGGGCCATCGTCCGCAAATACCTCTTGTCAG AGCCTCCGAAGAGACTGCTGAGTGAGGTGAACGCCGACTCGTGCGTGGTGCTGCTTCAGCCGCTGGACACGGCGCTCACACGCTTCCTCGGCAGCTTTGGTGAACTCGGTCAACTCTTTGGCCTGAGCTCG AAGGAGCTGCGCTCCGAGACTGCCGTATGTAACGCAGCTCTCTCAGCCGTGGGCGTTATGGCACTGCAGGGTTCCTGTGCACGCGGCCTGGTGGCATCCAACAGCTATAAAGAGGCCCTCAGTAGCCTGCTCAGTGCCTGggaag GGGATTTTGATCGCTGTCCCATTATTCTCGTGTGTGGGTCCAAAAACTCTGGCAAGTCGACCTTCAACAGGCATCTCATCAACAGCCTCCTTAACCA CACTGCAAGCGTGGAGTATTTGGAGTGTGATCTTGGCCAGACTGAGTTCACACCTCCCGGGTGTCTCTCCTTAATCACGGTGACCGAGCCACTGCTAG ggccTCCGTTTACACACCAGCGAGAGCCAGAACACATGGTGTTTTACGGACAGGCAGACTGCCAGGCTGATCTAGACCGCTACCTGGACTCACTCAAATCCCTGTGGAGACACTACAGTGGAGAGAACCCAGTCATCATTAACACCATGGGATGGGTGAAAG GTCATGGCTTCCAGGTGCTGGTGGACCTCATCCGCTTCTTCTCAGTCACCCATGTTGTGCAGCTGAGCTACGGCGACACGCCCCAGTGCCATACTCTCACCCCCGACTTCCTGCGCTCTGCCCATGGCTGGCACACGCATCCCCCAGCGCAGTCGGCCCTGGCAGAGGATCCAGCCAATCAGCTCATAGGGCGGGGTCACATGCTGCTCAGCATCCACTCCGAGTTCGAAGGGGCCGGGACCGCCGGGGAAAT GCGTCACCAGCGCAGTAACGAGCTGCGTGACCTGGCATTGCTGGGTTACTTCAGCCAGCTACAGTCTGCCGAACCCGGCCCCATCCGCCCCCTGCACTGCTTCACCCCCTACCAG GTGCCCCACTCGGCTATAGCTCTCGGAGTCACCCACTGCAACGTGGCACCCAACCACATCCTGTACACTGCTAATGCCAGTTTAGTGGCTCTGTGCTGTCTGAGTGAAAAAGTGGCAGGAAGAGGTGGACCTGTGCTGCTGTCTCAGACACCCATCTGTCAGTGTGTGGGCTTAG GTGTTCTCAGAGGGGTGGACGTGGCTCGAGGGCTCTACTTTCTAGTCACACCAGTGCCTCCTGCGAGCCTGAGGCAGGTCAACTGCCTGCTACTAGGGGAGATCACGCTGCCTAAAATCCTCCTCGCCGTCCAG CATGGTGTTGAAACTGAGCTGCCTTACATCACCACCGATTACAGCTTCGAGGTTGCCGGTGCAGGAAAAGTCCACGTTTACAAAGGGCTCACAAGATCGTGTTTTGTCAAAGCTAAAACGAGCAACTAA